A genomic segment from Sphingopyxis sp. DBS4 encodes:
- a CDS encoding ATP-binding protein — MFDRLSSLVAALTLIAVAAIFAALAGGDALTIVILALAGIVGAAAVYTALPAQLPEPQAPSPVEAPLFSLLRHPDFALWVDQEQEPLIGVDGTIVTIANDAAVRLLGRHIVGADVRTAIRHPAATEWLARIGGEAPLETLNLVDFPRPGQRWTMRVAALSGDDRIIFLSDRTAIDAADRMRSDFVANASHELRTPLAAILGYVETLQDMDGEADGPMRHRFLSIIEREAGRMQQLVIDLLSISRVEADRFRRPTASVDLAAIVRNTIAQLQDSEAARPKDIVARFGTEKQPMLGDEAQLGQLVHNIVSNAMKYGRAGTPVTVELAREGQRIRLSVSDEGDGIAPDHLPRLTERFYRVDEARSRSVGGTGLGLAIVKHISERHQGLLDIESALGKGTRVSVAFPLADGA; from the coding sequence ATGTTCGATCGCCTTTCGAGCCTTGTCGCCGCCCTGACGTTGATTGCGGTCGCGGCGATCTTTGCCGCGCTGGCCGGCGGTGACGCGCTGACGATCGTGATTCTGGCGCTGGCGGGCATCGTCGGCGCGGCCGCGGTCTATACCGCTCTCCCCGCGCAGCTTCCCGAGCCGCAGGCGCCGTCCCCGGTCGAAGCGCCCCTGTTCTCGCTGCTGCGTCACCCCGATTTCGCGCTTTGGGTCGATCAGGAGCAGGAGCCGCTGATCGGGGTCGACGGCACTATCGTGACGATCGCCAACGATGCCGCGGTGCGCCTGCTTGGTCGGCACATCGTCGGTGCGGACGTCCGCACCGCGATCCGCCACCCTGCCGCGACCGAATGGCTGGCGCGCATCGGCGGCGAAGCGCCGCTCGAAACGCTGAATCTCGTCGACTTTCCGCGCCCGGGACAGCGCTGGACGATGCGTGTCGCGGCGCTGTCGGGGGACGACCGGATCATCTTCCTGTCCGACCGCACGGCGATCGACGCTGCCGATCGCATGCGATCGGACTTCGTCGCCAACGCCAGCCACGAGCTCAGGACGCCGCTGGCGGCGATCCTCGGCTATGTCGAGACGTTACAGGACATGGATGGCGAGGCCGATGGCCCGATGCGTCACCGCTTCCTTTCGATCATCGAGCGCGAGGCGGGCCGCATGCAGCAACTCGTTATCGACCTCCTGTCCATTTCGCGTGTCGAGGCCGACCGCTTTCGCCGCCCGACGGCATCGGTCGATCTCGCCGCGATCGTGCGCAATACGATCGCGCAGCTACAGGACAGCGAAGCCGCACGCCCCAAGGATATCGTCGCGCGGTTCGGAACGGAAAAGCAGCCGATGCTTGGCGACGAGGCACAGCTTGGCCAGCTCGTGCACAACATCGTCTCGAACGCGATGAAATATGGCCGCGCCGGCACGCCGGTGACGGTCGAACTGGCCCGCGAAGGACAGCGCATCCGCCTGTCGGTCAGCGACGAAGGCGACGGCATCGCCCCCGATCACCTCCCGCGCCTGACCGAGCGATTCTACCGCGTCGACGAGGCACGCAGCCGCTCGGTCGGCGGCACCGGCCTTGGTCTCGCGATCGTCAAGCATATCAGCGAGCGCCATCAGGGGCTGCTCGATATCGAAAGCGCGCTTGGGAAGGGCACGCGGGTTTCGGTGGCCTTCCCGCTCGCGGACGGCGCCTAA
- a CDS encoding collagen-binding domain-containing protein — MSFAFRYLAPAVVAASLAALPVLAQSGSSITGIDALKEWNLVVLGNLESSSEVEGRTFVGGNLTGNSSNYNIRGGTPSANGQPGLTVVGDVTGGHKNLNNSSGAVVGGMSAAVSTSTVRRRR; from the coding sequence GTGTCCTTTGCTTTTCGTTACCTCGCCCCGGCGGTCGTCGCGGCGTCGCTGGCGGCTTTGCCCGTGCTGGCGCAGTCGGGTTCGTCGATCACCGGGATCGACGCGCTCAAGGAGTGGAATCTTGTCGTCCTCGGCAATCTCGAATCCTCGTCAGAGGTCGAGGGGCGGACATTCGTCGGCGGCAATCTGACCGGCAATTCGTCGAACTACAACATTCGCGGTGGCACGCCCTCTGCCAACGGCCAGCCGGGGCTGACCGTCGTCGGCGATGTCACCGGCGGGCACAAGAATCTCAACAATAGTTCGGGCGCGGTCGTCGGGGGAATGTCAGCAGCGGTTTCAACCTCAACGGTGCGCCGCAGACGGTGA
- a CDS encoding choice-of-anchor A family protein, with translation MKVGGTISNTNVNQNTVLSNLGTSDPAFTVKLQQQKSDLKDSMGSLSYAMGTLTSNSQLSIQGNRGIFNAQPDAKGMAVFNISAADLDKIGEIQFNLNGADTAIVNVTGRAINLNDNFLGGTNNLGEHVIWNFPDAEELNVTTAWGGSVLAPLADAETRNYIQGSAVFGNLKQNGEMHIGTYNGTYSPPPSGGSSSGGSSSGGSSSGGDPVPVPEPGMVGLFGLGVAGLIYLRRRRAKRED, from the coding sequence GTGAAGGTCGGCGGGACGATCAGCAACACCAATGTCAACCAGAACACCGTCCTCTCGAACCTCGGCACGAGCGACCCCGCCTTCACGGTCAAGCTCCAGCAGCAGAAAAGCGACCTCAAGGACAGCATGGGCAGCCTGTCCTATGCGATGGGAACGCTGACCTCGAACAGCCAGCTCAGCATCCAGGGCAACCGCGGCATTTTCAATGCCCAGCCCGATGCGAAGGGGATGGCGGTATTCAATATCAGCGCCGCCGACCTCGACAAGATCGGCGAGATTCAGTTCAACCTGAACGGAGCCGACACCGCGATCGTCAACGTCACCGGCCGGGCGATCAACCTCAACGACAATTTCCTCGGCGGAACGAACAACCTCGGCGAGCATGTCATCTGGAATTTCCCCGACGCCGAGGAACTGAACGTCACCACCGCCTGGGGCGGCTCGGTGCTCGCGCCGCTCGCCGATGCAGAAACGCGCAATTACATCCAGGGCTCGGCAGTCTTCGGCAATCTCAAGCAGAATGGCGAGATGCACATCGGCACGTATAATGGCACTTATTCGCCGCCGCCGTCGGGAGGTTCCTCCTCGGGCGGGTCGTCGAGCGGCGGCTCCAGCTCGGGCGGCGATCCGGTGCCGGTACCCGAACCCGGCATGGTCGGGCTGTTCGGCCTGGGCGTCGCGGGGCTGATCTATCTGCGGCGGCGGCGCGCGAAGCGCGAGGATTAG
- a CDS encoding glutamine synthetase family protein has product MAVNLEQWISEHAVDEVECIVPDINGVQRGKVLPAKKFLSSVKDKSLRIPGSVFICTIDGHYPEDIDDIWDKDPDKILLADPDTICVAPGFTSPTAFVIADAYNGDGTEVDIAPRTILKKVLALYADKGWKPIIAPEVEFYLVSQNADPDFPLTPPVGQSGRSETASQPYGLEAMNEYEDIIDHIYDDCELMGLDIDTMIHEMGAAQLEVNFIHGDPLRLADEVFLFKRVVRNVAKQHNVYATFMANPMAGQPGSAMHIHQSVVDAETGRNLFATANGRDSAAFRSYVAGLIRFMPQISPMWAPNVNSFRRMRPDSAAPINVQWGVDNRSCGFRVPVSDRNNRRVENRLPGADSNPYLAIAASLVCGYIGMVDRMVPPKPITGSAYNRARTLPRTLEAALDRFASCKKVRNLLGDDFFEIFFAVKDYELFNYQSVVSSWEREHLLMRV; this is encoded by the coding sequence ATGGCGGTCAATCTGGAACAATGGATCAGCGAGCACGCGGTCGACGAAGTCGAATGCATCGTCCCCGACATCAACGGGGTCCAGCGCGGCAAGGTGCTGCCCGCCAAGAAGTTCCTCTCGTCGGTGAAGGACAAGTCGCTGCGCATTCCCGGCAGCGTTTTCATCTGCACCATCGACGGCCATTACCCGGAGGATATCGACGATATCTGGGACAAGGATCCCGACAAGATATTGCTCGCCGACCCCGATACCATCTGCGTCGCGCCGGGCTTTACCTCACCGACCGCCTTCGTGATCGCCGACGCCTATAATGGCGACGGGACCGAGGTCGACATCGCGCCGCGGACGATCCTGAAAAAGGTGCTCGCGCTCTATGCCGACAAGGGATGGAAGCCGATCATCGCGCCCGAGGTCGAATTCTATCTCGTCTCGCAGAACGCCGACCCCGACTTTCCACTGACGCCCCCCGTAGGCCAGTCGGGCCGCAGCGAGACCGCAAGCCAGCCCTATGGGCTGGAAGCGATGAACGAATATGAGGATATCATCGATCATATCTATGACGATTGCGAGTTGATGGGACTCGATATCGACACGATGATCCACGAAATGGGCGCGGCGCAGCTCGAGGTGAATTTCATCCACGGCGACCCGCTGCGCCTCGCCGACGAGGTCTTCCTGTTCAAGCGCGTCGTCCGCAATGTCGCGAAGCAGCACAATGTCTATGCGACTTTCATGGCGAACCCGATGGCGGGCCAGCCGGGCAGCGCGATGCATATCCACCAGTCGGTCGTCGACGCAGAGACCGGGCGCAACCTGTTCGCGACCGCCAATGGGCGCGACAGCGCGGCGTTCCGTTCCTATGTCGCGGGGCTCATCCGCTTCATGCCGCAAATCTCGCCGATGTGGGCGCCGAACGTGAACAGCTTTCGCCGCATGCGCCCAGACAGCGCGGCGCCGATCAATGTGCAATGGGGCGTCGACAATCGTTCGTGCGGATTCCGCGTGCCGGTCTCCGACCGCAACAACCGCCGCGTCGAGAACCGTCTGCCCGGCGCCGACAGCAATCCCTATCTGGCGATCGCGGCATCGCTCGTCTGCGGCTATATCGGCATGGTCGACCGCATGGTGCCCCCGAAGCCGATCACCGGCAGCGCCTACAACCGCGCACGCACCCTGCCCCGCACGTTGGAAGCAGCGCTCGACCGCTTTGCTTCGTGCAAGAAGGTCCGCAACCTGCTCGGCGACGATTTCTTCGAAATCTTCTTCGCGGTGAAGGATTATGAGCTGTTCAACTATCAGTCGGTAGTGTCGAGCTGGGAGCGCGAACATCTGCTGATGCGGGTGTGA
- a CDS encoding FAD-binding oxidoreductase — translation MIDRLADSYYAANAQDWRPRPFDGELACDVAVIGGGFTGLSAALACAERGFSVILFEAEHIGFGASGRNGGQLIPGLRWTASELEAELGRDRADALFDLCWRDNRVKARIARHGIACDLKTGHLEAAWTPKDMGAMQREADYLAARFGYASDSVAKADMGAHIASPLYHGGIHDPQGGHFHPLNYAIGLAKAAEAAGVRIVEKERVTGLFDFNPGELLTRDASVEARYFIDATDSWIGEVEPDLGRYTVPIMNYNIATAPLANADELLPSDAAIADSRFVLNYFRLSADKRLIFGGGERYSQTPPRDIAAFVRPFMAEVFPQIAEAKIDYGWGGAVAVTRSRLPHIGRRGNIFFAHGFSGHGALVTTLAGELIAEAMAGTAERFDVLASLPSRPFPGGTWLRRPLATLGLLWYALRDRLG, via the coding sequence ATGATCGACCGGCTCGCCGACAGCTATTACGCCGCGAACGCGCAGGATTGGCGGCCACGCCCCTTCGATGGGGAGCTGGCGTGCGACGTCGCGGTGATCGGCGGCGGCTTCACGGGTCTCAGCGCCGCACTGGCCTGTGCCGAGCGCGGCTTTTCGGTGATCCTGTTCGAGGCCGAGCATATCGGCTTCGGCGCCTCGGGACGCAACGGCGGGCAATTGATTCCCGGCCTCCGCTGGACGGCGTCGGAACTGGAAGCAGAATTGGGCCGCGACCGCGCCGATGCGCTGTTCGACCTCTGCTGGCGCGACAATCGGGTGAAAGCGCGGATCGCCCGGCACGGCATCGCGTGCGATCTCAAAACCGGCCATTTGGAGGCGGCGTGGACGCCGAAGGATATGGGCGCAATGCAGCGCGAGGCCGATTACCTCGCCGCGCGCTTCGGCTATGCAAGCGATAGTGTCGCGAAGGCCGACATGGGCGCGCATATCGCGAGCCCGCTCTATCATGGCGGCATCCACGATCCGCAGGGCGGGCATTTCCACCCGTTGAACTATGCGATCGGGCTAGCGAAAGCGGCGGAAGCCGCCGGGGTTCGCATCGTCGAAAAAGAGCGCGTCACGGGGCTCTTCGATTTCAACCCCGGCGAATTGCTCACCCGCGACGCATCGGTCGAAGCGCGTTATTTCATCGACGCGACCGATAGCTGGATCGGCGAGGTCGAGCCCGATCTCGGCCGCTACACCGTGCCGATCATGAACTATAATATCGCGACCGCGCCGCTCGCGAACGCCGATGAGTTGCTCCCCAGCGACGCCGCGATCGCCGACAGCCGGTTCGTGCTCAACTATTTCCGCCTCTCGGCCGACAAGCGCCTGATCTTCGGCGGCGGCGAGCGCTATTCGCAGACCCCGCCGCGCGACATCGCCGCCTTCGTGCGGCCATTCATGGCCGAGGTGTTCCCGCAGATCGCAGAGGCGAAGATCGATTATGGCTGGGGCGGCGCGGTCGCGGTGACACGCAGCCGGCTGCCGCATATCGGGCGGCGCGGGAATATCTTCTTCGCGCACGGCTTTTCGGGGCACGGCGCGCTGGTGACGACGCTCGCGGGCGAGTTGATCGCCGAAGCGATGGCGGGAACGGCCGAGCGGTTCGACGTGCTGGCGAGCCTGCCGTCGCGGCCGTTTCCCGGCGGCACATGGCTCCGCCGACCGCTCGCCACGCTCGGCCTGCTCTGGTATGCGCTGCGCGACCGATTGGGGTGA
- a CDS encoding aspartate aminotransferase family protein, which translates to MQGDNDVLASFWMPFTANRSFKAHPRQLVAASGMHYRSGDGREILDGTAGLWCSNAGHCRPEITEAIAKAAATLDFAPTFQLGHPAPFELAQRLGALMPAGLDRIFFTNSGSESVDTALKIALAVQRARGQGTRTRLIGRERGYHGVGFGGISVGGIVSNRRTWPGLPGTDHLRHTHDLARNAFTRGFPRHGAELADDLQRLVDLHGAETIAAVIVEPMAGSTGVLLPPDGYLQRLREICDRHGILLIFDEVITAFGRVGAATAAEAWGVTPDIITMAKGLTNAAVPMGAVAVKRELHDAVIDSVPGGIELFHGYTYSGHPLASAAGLATLDLYARESLFDRTNELAAYWEEAAFSLKGRRHVIDIRTVGLVAGIELEPRPGAPTARAMELFHACFDNGLLVRATGDILALSPPLIVEKVQIDEMFGKIGDLLNAID; encoded by the coding sequence ATGCAGGGTGACAACGACGTTCTGGCCTCCTTCTGGATGCCCTTCACCGCGAACCGGTCTTTCAAGGCGCATCCGCGCCAGCTCGTCGCGGCGAGCGGCATGCATTACCGATCGGGCGACGGGCGCGAGATTCTCGACGGCACCGCGGGCCTGTGGTGCAGCAACGCCGGCCATTGCCGGCCCGAGATCACCGAGGCGATCGCCAAGGCGGCGGCGACGCTCGATTTCGCGCCGACCTTCCAGCTTGGCCACCCGGCGCCGTTCGAGCTGGCGCAGCGGCTTGGCGCGCTGATGCCCGCGGGGCTCGACCGCATCTTCTTCACGAACAGCGGGTCGGAGTCGGTCGATACCGCGCTCAAGATCGCGCTCGCGGTGCAGCGCGCGAGGGGGCAGGGAACGCGCACCCGGCTGATCGGGCGCGAGCGCGGCTATCATGGCGTCGGTTTCGGCGGGATCAGCGTCGGCGGCATCGTCAGCAATCGCCGGACCTGGCCCGGGCTTCCTGGCACCGACCATCTTCGCCATACGCACGACCTGGCGCGCAACGCCTTCACGCGCGGCTTTCCGCGGCATGGCGCCGAACTCGCCGACGACCTCCAGCGCCTCGTCGATCTGCACGGGGCGGAAACGATCGCGGCGGTGATCGTCGAGCCGATGGCGGGCTCGACCGGAGTGTTGTTGCCGCCCGACGGCTATCTTCAGCGGCTCCGCGAGATCTGCGACCGCCACGGCATCCTGCTGATCTTCGACGAGGTGATCACCGCCTTCGGCCGCGTCGGCGCCGCGACCGCGGCCGAGGCGTGGGGCGTCACACCGGACATCATCACGATGGCGAAGGGGCTGACCAACGCCGCGGTGCCGATGGGTGCGGTCGCGGTGAAGCGCGAGTTGCACGACGCGGTGATCGACAGCGTTCCGGGCGGGATCGAGCTGTTCCACGGCTACACCTATTCGGGGCACCCGCTGGCGAGCGCCGCCGGGCTGGCGACGCTCGACCTCTATGCGCGCGAAAGCCTGTTCGACCGTACGAACGAACTCGCCGCTTATTGGGAAGAGGCCGCGTTCAGCCTGAAGGGCCGGCGCCATGTCATCGACATTCGCACCGTCGGGCTGGTCGCGGGCATCGAACTCGAACCGCGCCCCGGCGCGCCGACCGCGCGTGCGATGGAATTGTTCCATGCCTGCTTCGACAACGGCCTGCTCGTCCGCGCGACCGGCGACATCCTTGCACTGTCGCCGCCGCTGATTGTCGAGAAGGTCCAGATCGACGAGATGTTCGGCAAGATTGGCGATCTGCTGAACGCGATCGACTGA